In the genome of Azotosporobacter soli, the window CAACGCATAATACAGCTGACGGCTGATTGGCATTCCGCTCGTTTGCACGCGATTGCAAGCCGCATCAAATACCGCCAGAAAATCTCCCGCCAGCATGCTCCGTAAACGATCCGATGAAAGATCCGTATCTTGCGGGCTGAGTCGTTTAAAATAGTTATCGACTTCCATTTCCACGCATTGCACGATTTCTTCCGCATCAATCCCCTGATTTCTCAAAAAGCGCATTCTTTCGGCAATCGTATGATAAAACCCCTCCGGCAATCGTCGATTGCTTTCACCTTGGGCAGCCTGACCATCGGGCCTGATCTGCAAGGTTCCGCCTAATTGGCACAAAACACGATTTGTCTCCAGTCGCTTTGTTTGATCATACACAATCGCTTGCTTGATCTTAAGCGGCAACGCTTCATAACCGATGCAGACTTCTGCGTCGCCTTCTTCACGATACAAAAAAGCTTTCGCACAGACCAGCTGAAGATCATTGCGCAATTGGCCAACGTTTCCAGGACAGCGATATAAAAGCAGTGCCCAGAGCGCTTCTTGACTTACGGCGACACCGCCTTGAATATGCACGGCCTCGCGCGCGAGTAAGTAGCGAATCAATTCCAGCCTTTCCTCCAACGGACGTTCCGCCAGTTGCGGCAATTGTATGACGACCGGAATCCGCCGCAAGAAAGTTCTGAGCAAGGCCGAATCCGGATTTTCTGTTGTCGCGGCGACAACTCTCACTTTTGCCCGCCGAAGCGTTCCGGCTTCGCCAAGTCGCCTGAATTCACCGCGGTCGAGCAGATAGAAGAGCATTTCCTGCCCTTCCGGTGGCAGACGGTGTACTTCATCTAAAAAAAGCATGCCACAATCGGCTTGTTCCACCAGACCGATTTTTTCCCGTTCTGCGCCAGTAAAAGCTCCTTTGGTATGACCGAACAACTGCGACAATAATAATTGTGGATTCGCCGCATAATCTGCGCAATTGAAAACCACCAATGATTGCCCCGACTTCACTTTTTCCTGGCAAGCGGCAAACTGAAACATCTTTTCGGCAAACAACGTTTTCCCCACACCCGTCACTCCGACCAGCAGCGTATCCAAGCCCTTCGGTGGATACAGTATCGCCGCTTTAGCCTGTTCAATTGCAGGTTTCAAGCTACCCTGATGCCCAATCAGTTCCGTAAAAGAATCTTGCGCTGTCGTTCGCTCAGCCTTTTTAGCGATTGGTTGCAGCAACGTCTTTTCAAAAAGTTCTTTATGGTGACGCATCACCTGAGGCAAGGTTCCTTTTCGTTCCGGAAACAGTTCTTCCAACCAATTCAACGGCAGATAATACGCCGCACGGCTGACGATCTTAACAACAGCCCCCTCCCGATGCAGCGCATTCAAATCACTGCTTGCATTGCTGCGCGAACAAAAGCTCGCTTGCGCTACTTCTTCGGCGGTAAAGCCAACCGGCTGATGTCCTGCAAAACTTTCTTTATTTAATTGCATGCGACACATCTCTTCCAATGCCGCCAAGACTCTCCATTGCCGCTTCATTTGCCGACTCCTCGTTTCAAATTACACTATCTTTATATTATAACATGTTCGGCAATGTCTTTTCTTCTCTGCATAACAAAAAGCAGACCGCATAGCGATCCGCCCTTTTGTTTTCGCTCATTGCGCCAGCAAGTTTGCCAAGCGAAACAAGGAAGTATCCAATGTTTTTTTATGCGAAATCGCATCTTCCATATCAATCGAGACGACCGCGCCATTTCGCGAGCCAAACATCACGCCGGAAATCCCGGATAAAAGTGCCATTACAGCACGTTCTGCTAACGTACTGGCTAAAATACGATCGAATACGCTCGGGGATCCGCCACGTTGAATGTGTCCTAAAATCGAAACACGTGTTTCGAGTCCGGTTTCCTCCTCGATCCGTTTACCTAGTTCAGCCGTATTGCCGACGCCTTCCGCCACAACGATAATGCTGTACTTTTTCCCTGAAG includes:
- a CDS encoding sigma 54-interacting transcriptional regulator, with protein sequence MKRQWRVLAALEEMCRMQLNKESFAGHQPVGFTAEEVAQASFCSRSNASSDLNALHREGAVVKIVSRAAYYLPLNWLEELFPERKGTLPQVMRHHKELFEKTLLQPIAKKAERTTAQDSFTELIGHQGSLKPAIEQAKAAILYPPKGLDTLLVGVTGVGKTLFAEKMFQFAACQEKVKSGQSLVVFNCADYAANPQLLLSQLFGHTKGAFTGAEREKIGLVEQADCGMLFLDEVHRLPPEGQEMLFYLLDRGEFRRLGEAGTLRRAKVRVVAATTENPDSALLRTFLRRIPVVIQLPQLAERPLEERLELIRYLLAREAVHIQGGVAVSQEALWALLLYRCPGNVGQLRNDLQLVCAKAFLYREEGDAEVCIGYEALPLKIKQAIVYDQTKRLETNRVLCQLGGTLQIRPDGQAAQGESNRRLPEGFYHTIAERMRFLRNQGIDAEEIVQCVEMEVDNYFKRLSPQDTDLSSDRLRSMLAGDFLAVFDAACNRVQTSGMPISRQLYYALAVHTAATVERLRSNLPIMNPRAESIRQEYPKAYEVAAEMAKMIGTGMNVVMPEAEISFIALMLATFDQRQENQERKVGVVVIAHGDSTASSMVDFANRLLGVKHAKAIDMPLETDVGQVKAMASHLVQEADEGKGVILLVDMGSLSGLAEKLARESGVVVRGVEMVTTLMVLHVLHKAILPQYDLNSVYRAAWDVRSMLQTTPHIAERVAGKKDRALVTTCFTGQGAAAKIKKMLEKLLQQWQVNTIRVIPIEAGSRDVLQTRLGQLQQSYDIIASVGSIDPEIAEKPHISLETLLQDGTGNALRKLVLTGTGDVSLEVKTENMDWEMLHAVVGDMLDEFLTFVNPRKVVETLAECLKLVEEGMEFRFSSSGMVRMMVHCGCMVERILTNATISYPEVELFKTEYQSEYQTIKTAFMMAEKQFFIEITAAEICHLIEICNMERQKFRMTGLN